A stretch of the Staphylococcus sp. NRL 16/872 genome encodes the following:
- a CDS encoding MFS transporter, with product MKKYRYFIITMIIVMTMINYIDRGAISYAQKDIISEYGFDTIAWGKILGCFGYGYMFGSLIGGLTADKKGPKFVWIIAGTAWSIAEMAMAFAGEIGMALFGGSAIIGFGLLRVLFGVAEGPVFSIISKTNANWAAPKERGLLSALGLIGVPLGALITAPIVSGFLTVASWRLLFIILGALGLVWVVIWAFVFTDYPEDNKRVSQEELEEIRATDDSLNVEKTVNTENNKNEKWYHFFKSPTLVGNMFGYFGFQYVNFLILTWTPKYLQDEYHFEIHSLWYLGMVPWIGACFTIYFGGHISDWLRKKTGSLRIARSYFAIVGMICAAICFLIIPFTHSIVAIMILMMIGNAFIFLPNGVYWSVIIDTAPSKTGTYGGITHFFVNTATVIAPTLTGYLVASYGYSSMFISAVVASLISIVAMCFVKPGEKRMMKHN from the coding sequence ATGAAGAAATATCGTTACTTTATTATTACAATGATTATTGTGATGACAATGATCAATTATATCGACAGAGGGGCTATTTCCTATGCACAGAAAGATATCATCAGTGAATATGGCTTTGATACGATCGCATGGGGCAAGATTTTAGGATGTTTTGGTTATGGTTACATGTTTGGTTCATTAATCGGGGGATTAACAGCAGATAAAAAAGGTCCTAAATTTGTTTGGATTATTGCTGGGACTGCATGGTCTATTGCCGAAATGGCAATGGCTTTTGCCGGCGAGATAGGTATGGCGTTATTTGGTGGTTCAGCGATTATTGGTTTCGGTCTATTACGTGTATTATTTGGCGTAGCAGAAGGTCCAGTCTTTTCAATTATTAGTAAAACCAATGCGAACTGGGCCGCACCAAAAGAACGTGGTTTATTATCTGCATTAGGATTAATTGGCGTACCACTGGGCGCTTTAATTACAGCACCTATTGTTTCTGGTTTCCTTACAGTAGCAAGTTGGAGATTGTTATTTATTATTTTAGGGGCACTAGGATTAGTATGGGTAGTCATTTGGGCTTTCGTGTTTACAGATTATCCTGAAGATAATAAACGTGTTTCACAAGAGGAACTTGAAGAAATTCGTGCCACTGATGATAGTTTAAATGTTGAGAAGACAGTTAACACTGAAAATAATAAAAATGAAAAATGGTATCATTTCTTTAAAAGTCCTACATTAGTAGGTAATATGTTTGGTTATTTTGGTTTCCAATATGTAAACTTTTTAATACTAACTTGGACGCCTAAATATTTACAGGATGAGTATCATTTTGAAATTCATTCGTTATGGTATTTAGGCATGGTGCCATGGATAGGTGCTTGTTTTACAATCTATTTTGGCGGTCATATCTCAGACTGGCTTCGTAAAAAAACGGGTAGTCTACGTATAGCACGTTCATACTTTGCGATAGTAGGTATGATTTGTGCGGCGATTTGTTTCTTAATCATTCCATTTACACATAGTATTGTAGCTATCATGATATTAATGATGATAGGGAATGCATTTATTTTCTTACCAAACGGCGTCTACTGGTCTGTTATTATTGATACGGCTCCTAGTAAAACGGGTACATATGGTGGTATTACTCATTTCTTCGTTAATACAGCAACAGTCATTGCACCGACATTAACAGGATATTTAGTAGCAAGTTACGGTTACTCTTCTATGTTTATCTCAGCAGTAGTCGCGTCGCTAATCAGTATTGTGGCGATGTGTTTCGTTAAACCTGGTGAAAAGCGAATGATGAAACATAATTAA